The following coding sequences are from one Treponema bryantii window:
- a CDS encoding chitinase has product MKKIHKIIGAGLLAFGLAFTGCSNAVTDLQNSQTASARAAYSAIAPWAAGTYYNIGDKVTYNGKVYQCRLAHTALDGWQPDGVPALWLEIGVAEDETVLPPDNPPAEDENPGNDNEDETVITVPGLPKHILTGYWQNFNNGAKVLRISEVPETYNLIVVSFADATRNPGEVTFNLDTSLGFSEAQFIQDIKTVQARGQHVIISVGGETGNVTIASDADANRFATSVTNLMRKYGFEGVDIDLEHGIQARYIEKALRAIPKGSIITFAPQTLDMQGTGQEYFKLALAIKDILTVNNTQYYNSGTMCGYDGKVYAQGGEDFLTALATIQLENGLRADQVGLGLPASTRGAGSGYVDPQIVVNALDTLAYGTKHGSYVPPHKYPNIRGAMTWSINWDASNGWNFSKVVGAKLKAMNEADGGYDNGNGTIVIPGDDDSGDDDTGDTPGDDSGNEPPHEEEPSTDNPGNQNPGSETPSTEVPASPKATGIPGTPFIEQSTWNGEATFGIKMNMWWGNNGTLAQLYENGNLIASQTFTDNSPNAQSYVFNISNKANGTYAYQVKLSNSFGTAASNTVNYTVTKGSASTIPVVTPQPQPEPEPQPGQEEEPPVINPGTGSGDPVINKSLPKRIMSGYWHTWDGGCPYIRLADVDSSWDVINVSFAEPVTPGSGNGRMKFGVAGDVNQFKADIKTLQAKGKKIVLSIGGYEGYFYLENSSAVNTFVNDIKGFINEYGFDGIDIDLEQSSVAMNSGADPDFANPKTPRIVNMINAIRQICDSYGDDFILSWAPETFYMQLGHTYYGGINGYVDSRAGGYIPMIHALRDRTTYVQVQLYNSAAVQGNDGSWYSMGDEPSLVEMCEMLIDGFYLNGGNQYFFPGLRADQVVIAVPCSQGAAGSGQVSNTQLQGAFRTLEAKYPGMRGFMTWSINWDALQNNNSFGRQNRAFLNNY; this is encoded by the coding sequence ATGAAAAAAATTCATAAAATAATAGGGGCCGGACTTTTGGCTTTCGGCCTTGCTTTTACGGGCTGTTCTAATGCTGTAACTGATTTACAGAATTCACAGACGGCTAGTGCACGTGCTGCATATTCAGCAATTGCTCCATGGGCTGCAGGAACTTATTACAATATTGGTGATAAGGTTACCTACAACGGTAAAGTATATCAGTGTCGTCTTGCTCACACAGCTTTAGACGGCTGGCAGCCTGACGGCGTTCCTGCTCTCTGGCTTGAAATTGGAGTTGCAGAGGATGAGACAGTTTTGCCTCCAGATAATCCTCCGGCAGAAGATGAAAATCCTGGAAATGATAATGAAGATGAAACTGTAATCACTGTTCCGGGTCTTCCAAAGCATATTCTTACCGGTTACTGGCAGAATTTTAATAATGGTGCTAAGGTACTGCGCATCAGTGAAGTTCCAGAAACTTATAATCTGATTGTAGTTTCTTTTGCTGATGCAACAAGAAATCCGGGTGAAGTAACTTTTAATCTTGATACTTCATTAGGTTTTTCTGAAGCACAGTTCATTCAGGATATTAAAACTGTTCAGGCACGCGGCCAGCATGTAATTATTTCGGTTGGTGGTGAAACTGGTAATGTTACAATTGCAAGTGATGCAGATGCAAATCGTTTTGCAACTTCTGTAACAAACCTTATGCGCAAATATGGCTTTGAAGGTGTAGATATCGATCTTGAGCATGGTATTCAGGCTCGATACATTGAAAAAGCCCTTCGTGCTATTCCAAAGGGTTCTATTATCACCTTTGCTCCACAGACTCTGGATATGCAGGGTACTGGTCAGGAATATTTTAAGCTTGCTCTGGCAATCAAAGATATTCTGACTGTTAATAACACACAGTATTATAATTCAGGTACTATGTGTGGTTATGATGGAAAAGTTTATGCTCAGGGTGGAGAAGACTTTTTGACTGCTCTTGCAACAATTCAGCTTGAAAACGGCCTGCGTGCAGATCAGGTAGGTCTTGGACTTCCTGCAAGTACAAGAGGTGCCGGCAGCGGATATGTTGACCCTCAGATTGTTGTAAATGCTCTGGATACACTGGCTTATGGAACAAAGCACGGTTCTTATGTGCCTCCTCACAAGTATCCAAATATTCGTGGTGCTATGACCTGGTCTATTAACTGGGATGCTTCAAACGGCTGGAACTTCTCTAAGGTTGTTGGTGCAAAACTCAAGGCTATGAACGAAGCAGATGGCGGCTATGATAATGGAAACGGCACAATCGTAATTCCTGGAGATGATGATTCAGGAGATGACGATACAGGCGACACTCCTGGTGATGATTCTGGAAACGAGCCTCCACATGAGGAAGAGCCTTCAACTGACAATCCTGGAAATCAGAATCCTGGCAGTGAAACTCCTTCAACAGAAGTTCCTGCAAGTCCTAAAGCAACAGGCATTCCTGGAACACCTTTCATCGAGCAGTCTACATGGAATGGTGAGGCAACTTTTGGAATCAAAATGAATATGTGGTGGGGCAATAATGGTACTCTTGCTCAGTTGTATGAAAACGGAAACTTAATTGCTTCTCAAACCTTCACTGATAATTCGCCAAATGCTCAAAGCTATGTATTCAATATTTCAAACAAGGCTAATGGTACTTACGCTTATCAGGTAAAGCTTTCTAACAGCTTTGGTACAGCAGCATCGAATACTGTTAATTACACAGTAACAAAGGGCTCTGCTTCTACAATTCCAGTAGTTACTCCTCAGCCACAGCCTGAACCAGAGCCTCAGCCTGGACAGGAAGAGGAACCTCCGGTTATTAATCCTGGTACTGGAAGCGGAGACCCTGTAATCAACAAAAGCCTTCCTAAACGCATTATGAGCGGCTACTGGCATACCTGGGACGGTGGCTGTCCATATATCCGCCTTGCTGACGTAGATTCTTCATGGGATGTAATTAACGTTTCATTTGCTGAACCGGTTACTCCAGGAAGCGGAAATGGCCGCATGAAGTTTGGGGTTGCAGGGGACGTAAATCAGTTCAAGGCAGACATTAAAACTCTTCAGGCAAAGGGTAAGAAAATCGTTCTTTCAATCGGCGGTTATGAAGGATATTTCTATCTTGAAAATTCTTCAGCTGTAAACACTTTCGTTAATGATATCAAAGGCTTTATTAATGAATATGGATTTGATGGGATTGATATTGACCTTGAGCAGTCTTCTGTTGCAATGAATAGTGGTGCAGACCCGGATTTTGCAAATCCTAAAACACCAAGAATTGTAAATATGATTAATGCAATCCGTCAGATTTGTGATTCTTATGGAGATGACTTCATTCTTTCATGGGCTCCGGAAACCTTCTATATGCAGCTTGGTCATACATATTACGGTGGAATAAACGGATATGTTGATTCACGTGCCGGTGGATATATTCCTATGATTCACGCTTTGAGAGACAGAACTACTTATGTTCAGGTGCAGCTCTATAATTCAGCAGCAGTTCAGGGAAATGACGGCAGCTGGTATTCAATGGGAGATGAACCTTCTCTGGTAGAGATGTGCGAAATGTTGATAGACGGTTTCTATCTTAATGGTGGAAATCAGTACTTCTTCCCGGGACTTAGAGCAGATCAGGTTGTAATTGCTGTACCATGTTCACAGGGTGCTGCAGGTTCAGGTCAGGTTTCTAATACACAGCTTCAGGGGGCCTTCAGAACTCTTGAAGCAAAGTATCCTGGAATGAGAGGATTCATGACATGGTCTATTAACTGGGATGCGCTCCAGAACAATAACAGTTTTGGACGCCAGAATAGAGCATTCTTGAATAACTATTAA
- a CDS encoding glycosyl hydrolase family 18 protein codes for MKKTKTILVAMAMALAFTSCKGIVASDLAEGSSSSRAAAVATSSKRVVGYFCEWGIYGAHDNYYATSIPANKLTHINYAFVGLDPSSQAVQIFDPWATTDIVYPGDKWDTEYKGNLGQLRKLKEEYPHLKVLISVGGWTKSNGFHAAAANATTRARAAENLKNFVVQYGLDGVDIDWEYPGVNRTKDPNDEYDLGAPGGIEDKENFTLFLKAIREALDAQGRKDGKKYELTAAIGVGYDKIAVTNPGDYCKYLDALNLMTYDMHGAFESNTGHQAPLYANMNCGIYSDDVREKYNIDWAVKKFISEGVPASKIVVGLPFYSRGWNNVSGGLDFDGDGIGDGMFGTGGSTLSGKWGVGGQSPYFAVKALENTAGWVKYRDEVSKACWLYNRGTRELYTYDDQLTIKTKCDYINELGLGGAMYWELDGDDWKNGYDLVNIVHESILNGVDFGTDINPGDNGGNNPGNNNPGTNPGNDNPGTNPGTNPGNDNPGTNPGTNPGTEVPPSSKATGLPGTPSLEQTSWNGEASFGLRMNMWWGNNGTVAELYENGVKIASVSFEDNSPNAQSYTFNISGKANGTYAYQVKLINSFGTAVSGTVTYTVTKGSASSEPVNPQPQPEPEPEPEPQPGDQGGDQPGNNQPPAGGNTWAVMGTYTAGQVVSYNGANYSCLVTHVAYSETWNPADTPALWTRL; via the coding sequence ATGAAAAAGACAAAAACGATTCTGGTTGCTATGGCAATGGCATTGGCCTTTACGAGTTGTAAAGGGATTGTAGCTTCGGACCTTGCGGAAGGTTCAAGCTCTTCAAGAGCGGCAGCAGTGGCTACCAGTTCAAAAAGGGTTGTTGGTTATTTCTGTGAGTGGGGAATCTATGGTGCGCATGATAACTATTATGCGACATCTATTCCTGCAAACAAATTAACCCACATTAATTATGCATTTGTTGGTCTGGATCCTTCTTCGCAGGCGGTTCAGATTTTTGACCCATGGGCAACTACAGATATTGTATACCCTGGTGACAAATGGGATACAGAGTACAAAGGTAACTTAGGTCAGTTACGTAAACTCAAGGAGGAATATCCTCATCTTAAGGTTTTGATTTCTGTTGGTGGATGGACAAAATCAAATGGCTTCCATGCCGCTGCTGCTAATGCAACTACACGTGCACGTGCTGCAGAAAATTTAAAAAACTTTGTTGTTCAGTATGGTCTTGATGGTGTTGATATCGACTGGGAATACCCTGGTGTAAATCGTACAAAAGATCCAAATGATGAATACGATCTTGGTGCTCCTGGTGGAATTGAAGATAAAGAAAACTTTACTTTGTTCTTAAAAGCTATCCGCGAAGCTCTGGATGCTCAGGGACGCAAAGATGGTAAAAAGTATGAACTTACAGCTGCTATTGGCGTAGGTTATGATAAAATTGCTGTAACAAATCCTGGTGACTATTGCAAATATCTGGATGCTTTGAACCTTATGACTTACGATATGCATGGTGCTTTCGAAAGCAATACAGGACATCAGGCTCCTCTTTATGCAAACATGAACTGCGGCATTTATTCTGATGATGTTAGAGAAAAGTATAACATTGACTGGGCTGTAAAGAAATTCATTTCAGAAGGTGTTCCTGCAAGTAAAATTGTTGTAGGTCTTCCTTTCTACAGTCGTGGCTGGAACAATGTATCTGGTGGTCTCGATTTTGATGGTGATGGCATTGGAGACGGTATGTTTGGTACTGGTGGTTCAACCTTGTCTGGAAAATGGGGTGTTGGTGGACAGAGCCCTTATTTTGCTGTAAAGGCTTTGGAAAATACTGCCGGATGGGTAAAGTATCGTGATGAAGTAAGTAAGGCTTGCTGGCTTTATAATCGCGGAACTCGTGAGCTTTATACTTATGATGATCAGCTTACAATCAAAACAAAGTGCGACTACATCAATGAGCTTGGTCTTGGTGGAGCTATGTACTGGGAGCTCGATGGTGATGACTGGAAAAACGGTTATGACCTTGTAAACATTGTTCATGAATCAATTTTGAATGGTGTTGATTTTGGAACAGATATAAATCCTGGTGATAATGGTGGAAACAATCCTGGTAATAATAATCCTGGAACTAACCCGGGAAATGACAATCCGGGTACTAACCCTGGTACAAATCCTGGAAATGATAACCCAGGAACTAACCCTGGTACAAATCCGGGTACAGAAGTTCCTCCAAGTTCTAAGGCTACAGGCCTTCCGGGAACTCCTTCTCTTGAACAGACTTCATGGAATGGAGAAGCTTCTTTCGGATTAAGAATGAATATGTGGTGGGGAAATAACGGTACTGTTGCAGAGCTTTATGAGAACGGTGTAAAGATTGCTTCGGTAAGCTTTGAAGATAATTCTCCTAATGCACAGTCTTATACTTTCAATATTTCTGGAAAGGCTAACGGAACTTATGCATATCAGGTAAAGCTTATCAACAGCTTTGGAACAGCTGTTTCTGGAACTGTAACTTATACAGTAACTAAGGGAAGCGCTTCTTCTGAACCAGTAAACCCACAGCCACAGCCTGAACCAGAACCTGAGCCAGAGCCTCAGCCGGGAGATCAGGGTGGAGATCAGCCAGGAAACAATCAGCCTCCAGCTGGTGGTAACACATGGGCAGTAATGGGAACTTATACTGCAGGACAGGTTGTTTCTTACAATGGTGCTAACTACAGCTGTCTGGTAACACACGTAGCATATTCAGAAACCTGGAATCCGGCAGATACTCCTGCCTTGTGGACAAGACTTTAA
- a CDS encoding beta-1,3-glucanase family protein produces MKKARIAICAGVAAIALSLSGCSNLGYDVSNETVLSASRSVSVDGSVSIDSSIAIPFGLVADVGENNLIRLAWGCPSVMPDKWYIYLDGKKVDETSILKQVEIECYAGNHVVAVAAVKNGRRSEAEGIEVTVKGTPAPVENSSGLVSGATYKILAKCSGKALDNDNWQTAPGTNIHQWGYGDNQANQQWILRQNSDGTWKIINAYSNLALDAANWGTTDGTNVIQWTDLNNRNQDWYITKEGSYYKIINAYSNLALDVSAASVEDGANVQTWTWNGTDAQLWELTNLSNSSGDPVNPEPQPQPQPGDRGIPIDTNDTLVERKQGMKVTYQFQNHTRGKFADNQIYIYIICMNQNNVWCYARPDGALIPIGSSDSSAWQYTLADVKYSGFQIPLSHSGRIYYSYGKPLVMWGNGNGVVLPSLSNPSDANYETYFDWLEYTVTDNGFWVNTTQVDQLGFPVLMNVYDNDGRVQQTGISTKREVIWDYFKKEMPAEFKTLASEYRIFAPCKGAFDNRTGGAYGNYFNDYVTQTWNTIASKSQTVTHPQGKFILTGDGTNLYFRCIEAYGSIAAAGQTYVIRGKPTTSEVFEGYGVLASGNPMELALEAWICAALNRHVAHMEPDAYWNNAAAYYNAGPCNYYSKFWHDHSERGGLAYGFCYDDVNDQSATTFTTNARGVVVRLGF; encoded by the coding sequence GTGAAAAAAGCAAGAATTGCTATTTGTGCGGGAGTTGCAGCTATTGCGCTGAGCCTTAGCGGGTGCTCAAATCTGGGGTATGATGTTTCAAATGAAACTGTACTTTCAGCTTCGAGAAGTGTTTCGGTTGATGGATCTGTTTCAATAGATTCTTCAATTGCAATTCCTTTTGGTCTTGTAGCTGATGTTGGAGAGAATAATCTGATTCGTCTTGCATGGGGATGTCCTTCCGTTATGCCAGACAAATGGTATATTTATCTTGATGGAAAAAAAGTTGATGAAACTTCAATTCTAAAGCAGGTAGAAATTGAATGCTATGCTGGAAATCATGTAGTTGCAGTAGCTGCTGTAAAGAATGGAAGACGTTCAGAAGCAGAAGGTATTGAAGTTACTGTAAAGGGAACTCCAGCTCCTGTAGAAAACAGTTCTGGTCTTGTTTCAGGTGCTACTTATAAAATTCTTGCTAAATGTTCTGGAAAGGCCCTGGACAATGATAACTGGCAGACAGCTCCTGGTACTAACATTCATCAGTGGGGGTATGGTGACAATCAGGCAAACCAGCAGTGGATTTTGCGCCAGAATTCTGACGGCACCTGGAAAATCATAAATGCATATTCTAACCTTGCACTTGATGCAGCTAACTGGGGAACAACTGATGGTACAAATGTTATTCAGTGGACTGACCTCAATAACAGAAATCAGGACTGGTACATCACTAAAGAAGGTTCCTACTACAAAATCATAAATGCTTATTCTAATCTTGCTCTTGATGTAAGTGCTGCTTCTGTAGAAGACGGTGCAAACGTTCAGACTTGGACATGGAATGGTACAGACGCTCAGCTTTGGGAACTTACTAATCTTTCTAATAGTAGCGGAGATCCTGTAAATCCAGAACCACAGCCTCAGCCACAGCCAGGTGACAGAGGTATCCCAATTGATACAAACGATACTCTTGTAGAACGTAAACAGGGAATGAAGGTAACTTATCAGTTCCAGAATCATACACGCGGAAAATTTGCAGATAATCAGATTTACATCTACATCATCTGTATGAATCAGAACAATGTATGGTGTTATGCACGTCCAGACGGAGCTCTTATTCCAATCGGCTCTTCTGATTCTTCTGCATGGCAGTACACACTTGCTGATGTAAAGTACTCTGGTTTCCAGATTCCTCTCTCTCACTCAGGACGTATTTACTACTCTTACGGTAAGCCTCTTGTAATGTGGGGAAATGGCAACGGTGTAGTTCTTCCTTCTTTGAGCAATCCTTCAGATGCTAACTACGAAACATATTTTGACTGGCTTGAGTATACAGTAACGGACAACGGTTTCTGGGTAAATACAACTCAGGTAGATCAGCTTGGTTTCCCTGTTCTTATGAATGTTTATGACAATGATGGTCGTGTTCAGCAGACTGGTATTTCAACAAAGCGTGAAGTTATCTGGGATTACTTCAAGAAAGAAATGCCAGCTGAGTTCAAGACTCTTGCAAGTGAATACAGAATCTTTGCTCCATGTAAGGGTGCTTTTGATAACAGAACTGGTGGTGCTTACGGTAATTACTTTAATGATTACGTTACACAGACCTGGAACACAATTGCTTCTAAGAGCCAGACTGTAACTCATCCACAGGGAAAGTTTATTCTTACTGGTGACGGAACAAATCTCTATTTCCGCTGTATCGAAGCTTACGGTTCAATTGCAGCTGCAGGTCAGACTTATGTAATCCGCGGTAAGCCAACTACAAGTGAAGTTTTCGAAGGCTACGGAGTTCTCGCTTCCGGAAATCCTATGGAACTTGCTCTTGAAGCTTGGATTTGTGCAGCTCTTAACCGTCACGTTGCTCACATGGAACCAGATGCATACTGGAATAATGCTGCAGCATATTACAATGCAGGTCCATGTAACTACTATTCAAAGTTCTGGCATGATCACAGCGAACGCGGCGGTCTTGCATATGGCTTCTGCTATGACGATGTAAATGACCAGAGTGCTACAACCTTCACTACAAATGCTCGTGGTGTAGTTGTAAGACTTGGTTTTTAA
- a CDS encoding GGDEF domain-containing protein — translation MCEKFLDYLSKKKTWIFLIMCFMVHAGNSVLFFFVGLVPLSMLNILSTVFYSIVIVSYKEEKDFYIIFTYFEILTFSLTSELFSGGSFFYIFYVVGMISSVYYLLPPKRRMKQIFQGCGIIYAIAIYFIHIKQICIFPEYLPVTDECKQEIGLLNLCITLFTMFYISNLYFFEMNAANEKLTYCSDHDLMTGLFNRRFFEHIMQRNKTENENKYTIAIFDIDDFKKVNDTYGHQAGDAVLKAVSSIIEESYDNEFVTVRWGGEEFVLYMPQTDEIRAYEHLTYLRKRIENNIVEFDNQKIKVTVTVGMCTGTNLTDYELVIRNADDRLYYGKRNGKNCVVK, via the coding sequence ATGTGCGAAAAATTTCTTGATTATCTTTCGAAAAAAAAGACCTGGATTTTTTTGATTATGTGCTTTATGGTGCATGCAGGTAATTCCGTTTTATTTTTTTTCGTAGGATTAGTTCCTCTTTCAATGTTGAATATTTTAAGCACAGTTTTCTATTCAATTGTAATTGTCAGTTATAAAGAAGAAAAAGATTTTTACATTATTTTTACATATTTTGAAATTCTGACTTTTTCATTAACAAGTGAATTATTTTCTGGAGGATCATTCTTTTATATCTTTTATGTAGTTGGAATGATTTCTTCAGTTTATTATCTGCTTCCTCCAAAAAGGCGAATGAAGCAGATTTTTCAGGGATGTGGCATTATTTATGCAATTGCCATTTATTTTATTCACATCAAACAGATATGTATCTTTCCGGAATATCTTCCTGTAACAGATGAATGTAAACAGGAAATCGGATTATTAAATCTCTGCATCACTCTATTTACAATGTTCTATATTTCAAATCTGTATTTCTTTGAGATGAATGCTGCTAATGAAAAACTGACTTATTGTAGTGATCATGATTTGATGACGGGGCTTTTTAACCGCCGCTTTTTTGAACATATCATGCAGCGTAATAAAACTGAAAATGAAAACAAATATACGATTGCAATTTTTGATATTGATGATTTCAAAAAGGTAAATGATACTTATGGTCATCAAGCAGGAGACGCAGTTTTAAAAGCTGTAAGTTCAATAATAGAAGAATCGTATGATAATGAATTTGTTACAGTCAGATGGGGTGGGGAAGAATTTGTTTTATACATGCCTCAAACAGATGAAATTCGGGCTTATGAACATCTTACTTATCTGAGAAAAAGAATAGAAAACAATATTGTTGAATTTGATAATCAAAAAATAAAAGTTACAGTTACTGTTGGTATGTGTACCGGAACAAATCTTACAGATTATGAACTGGTAATCCGCAATGCTGACGACCGCCTTTATTACGGAAAACGTAACGGTAAAAACTGCGTAGTTAAGTAA